In one window of Fictibacillus phosphorivorans DNA:
- a CDS encoding ammonium transporter, translated as MEDIMFSLNSVWLILGALLVILMQGGFILLEAGSTRMKNAGHIAGKTVFTFGLASIVFWAVGYGFIFGGNSNFFIGLSDFFYSGDQAEGMAYSTAAFFMFQLAFAGISLTIAFGGFAERAKLSAYLVFAVLFSVAVYPVVAHWIWGGGWLAEHGKQDFAGSTVVHLTGAMAAFAATILLKPRIGKFNKNGTSNNIFGHNQVYTALGVIILWVGWFGFNGGSTFVVDDGFFGFVALNTNLAAGAGAVAALIISWMVLGKSDIPTILNGALAGLVAITASCAFVETWAAVLIGFVAGILVFYSVKFFDRLKVDDPIYALSVHGAAGVWGTLSTGLFATPELATVGKPGLFYGGGFSQLGVQAMGVSVSALYAFVVSFVLLYGMKKVMKGLRVSEEEEIIGLDVSEHGNYGYPEAFIANEEKNRIAN; from the coding sequence ATGGAAGATATCATGTTTTCATTAAACAGTGTTTGGCTTATTTTAGGTGCACTTCTTGTCATTTTAATGCAAGGCGGGTTTATCTTACTTGAAGCTGGATCGACGCGAATGAAAAATGCAGGACATATTGCAGGAAAGACTGTCTTTACATTTGGTTTAGCATCAATCGTATTTTGGGCAGTCGGATATGGATTTATTTTTGGCGGTAACTCGAACTTTTTTATTGGGTTGTCTGATTTTTTCTATTCGGGTGATCAAGCGGAAGGGATGGCTTATTCAACAGCGGCGTTCTTCATGTTTCAGCTTGCGTTTGCAGGAATTTCATTAACGATTGCATTCGGTGGATTTGCTGAACGAGCAAAATTGTCTGCTTATCTCGTGTTTGCTGTTCTTTTCTCAGTTGCAGTCTATCCTGTTGTTGCTCATTGGATTTGGGGCGGAGGATGGTTAGCGGAACATGGCAAGCAGGATTTTGCTGGATCAACAGTAGTTCATTTAACTGGTGCGATGGCAGCTTTTGCAGCAACGATACTTTTGAAGCCGCGTATTGGAAAGTTCAATAAGAATGGTACGTCTAATAACATCTTCGGGCATAACCAAGTTTACACAGCGCTAGGAGTTATTATCTTATGGGTAGGGTGGTTCGGATTTAATGGTGGCAGCACCTTTGTTGTAGATGATGGATTTTTCGGATTTGTTGCATTAAACACAAATCTTGCAGCTGGAGCAGGTGCGGTGGCTGCACTAATTATTTCTTGGATGGTTTTAGGTAAGTCCGATATTCCGACAATTCTAAATGGTGCATTAGCAGGTCTTGTTGCGATCACGGCTTCTTGTGCATTCGTTGAAACGTGGGCAGCCGTTCTGATCGGGTTTGTGGCAGGAATCTTAGTATTCTATTCTGTTAAATTTTTCGATAGATTAAAAGTGGATGATCCGATCTATGCGTTGAGCGTCCACGGAGCTGCAGGAGTTTGGGGGACGTTATCTACAGGATTATTCGCAACACCAGAACTTGCGACGGTAGGTAAGCCTGGATTGTTCTATGGCGGTGGATTCTCGCAGCTTGGTGTTCAAGCGATGGGTGTATCAGTGTCAGCTTTATACGCATTTGTAGTTTCCTTTGTTCTTTTATACGGTATGAAAAAAGTAATGAAGGGTCTTCGCGTTTCAGAAGAAGAAGAAATTATCGGCTTGGATGTGAGTGAACACGGAAACTATGGTTATCCAGAGGCGTTCATCGCAAACGAAGAAAAAAATAGAATCGCAAATTAA
- a CDS encoding DUF294 nucleotidyltransferase-like domain-containing protein — protein MPYSQIKKWREDKWEEHQYSSHALNDFHDELMKNVFDAALQKHVAECGPVPCRYAWFVMGSAGRFEQAIISDQDHGLVYEEENNETNQYFITFGKELAKGLNEVGYPYCDGNVMSSNPIWSKSLKEWEVQLKKWLTEESFESIRFLLIFYDARVLIGDDVFCKKLKHLIHDYIKKNPRFLERLLENTQHVKKAVGIFHQFLTESHGSHAGSIDLKQSGFFPYVNNVRLLAMKENLESTSTLSRLKDLYSMSNYKEDLCWCSGEFEKLLQYRLQFHRKTTENYDDIHYLNIKELNKDERKDMKHILLNGQKLQNYTQSVIKGTIET, from the coding sequence ATGCCTTATTCACAGATAAAAAAATGGCGTGAAGATAAGTGGGAAGAACACCAATATTCGTCTCATGCTTTAAATGATTTTCATGATGAATTGATGAAAAATGTCTTTGATGCTGCTTTACAAAAACATGTTGCTGAGTGTGGTCCTGTTCCTTGCCGTTACGCATGGTTTGTGATGGGAAGTGCAGGTAGATTTGAACAAGCGATCATCTCCGATCAAGATCATGGATTGGTGTATGAAGAAGAAAATAATGAAACCAACCAATACTTTATTACGTTCGGTAAAGAATTAGCGAAAGGATTAAACGAAGTTGGTTATCCATATTGTGATGGAAATGTAATGAGTTCAAATCCCATTTGGAGTAAATCATTAAAAGAATGGGAAGTGCAGTTAAAAAAGTGGCTGACTGAAGAAAGTTTTGAAAGTATCAGATTTCTTTTAATTTTTTATGATGCACGCGTGCTTATTGGAGACGATGTTTTTTGCAAGAAACTTAAACATCTCATTCATGACTATATTAAGAAGAATCCTCGTTTTTTAGAGCGTTTGTTAGAAAATACACAGCATGTAAAAAAAGCGGTAGGAATTTTCCATCAATTTTTAACAGAATCTCATGGATCGCATGCAGGAAGTATCGATTTAAAGCAATCGGGTTTCTTTCCTTATGTGAATAATGTGCGCCTGCTCGCTATGAAGGAGAATCTTGAAAGTACCTCTACCCTTTCAAGACTGAAGGATCTATATAGCATGTCGAACTATAAAGAAGACCTTTGTTGGTGTTCGGGGGAATTTGAAAAGCTCCTTCAATACAGGTTGCAATTTCATAGAAAAACAACAGAAAACTATGACGACATTCACTATTTAAATATTAAAGAACTCAATAAAGATGAAAGAAAAGATATGAAGCATATTCTGCTGAACGGACAAAAATTACAAAATTACACACAGTCTGTCATTAAGGGAACGATCGAAACATGA
- a CDS encoding exonuclease domain-containing protein yields MKVNPLIQFMKQVQGKINSSVYASLQGQSSPQHVAFLRQLQKEMKVEESLTIPFDELNVVVFDLETTGFFPEQGNQILSIGAVKVKGGEVQCEDTFYSLAQCTGELSPEIKELTGIDDSDLQHAPSLSKVLVDFYEFARGHVLVAHHASHEKKFLQHYNWKLFRSQFKHRIVDTSFLLKIVEPESNLVRLEDCCEHCNIPVTDRHHALGDAKMTAELWSVYVARVQELGLKNLREVYERLSR; encoded by the coding sequence ATGAAGGTGAACCCGCTTATTCAATTTATGAAGCAAGTCCAAGGGAAGATCAATTCAAGTGTTTATGCCTCATTACAGGGACAATCAAGTCCTCAGCATGTTGCGTTCCTAAGGCAGCTTCAAAAGGAAATGAAAGTGGAGGAAAGTTTAACGATTCCTTTTGATGAATTGAATGTAGTCGTTTTCGATCTTGAAACGACTGGTTTTTTTCCTGAACAAGGTAATCAGATTCTGTCAATCGGTGCAGTGAAAGTAAAAGGTGGAGAGGTGCAGTGTGAAGACACATTTTATTCTCTTGCGCAATGTACGGGTGAACTTTCTCCTGAGATTAAAGAACTTACTGGAATAGATGATAGTGATCTTCAACATGCTCCTTCATTATCAAAAGTGCTAGTGGATTTTTATGAGTTTGCAAGAGGTCATGTCCTCGTGGCTCACCATGCGAGTCATGAGAAGAAGTTTCTTCAACACTATAATTGGAAACTATTTCGAAGTCAGTTTAAGCACCGTATAGTCGATACTTCATTTTTACTAAAAATTGTTGAACCAGAATCTAATCTTGTTCGGTTAGAAGATTGTTGTGAACATTGCAATATACCGGTAACAGACCGCCATCATGCATTAGGAGATGCTAAGATGACGGCAGAGCTTTGGAGTGTTTATGTAGCCCGTGTTCAGGAATTAGGATTAAAAAATTTACGAGAAGTCTATGAGCGACTCTCTAGATAA
- a CDS encoding MerR family transcriptional regulator, which translates to MSVDKSSYKDKKVISIGIISELTGLSERKIRYYEERKLIFPERTGKGTRKYSFSDVERLMEIADQIEDGVQTYEIKKELTKKQKRDDRNKMIRGQINAQFNMRN; encoded by the coding sequence ATGTCTGTTGATAAATCGTCTTATAAAGATAAGAAAGTCATATCCATCGGTATTATCAGTGAACTCACAGGACTATCCGAACGTAAGATTCGCTACTATGAAGAGAGGAAACTTATCTTCCCTGAACGAACAGGCAAAGGTACGCGCAAGTACTCTTTTTCAGATGTAGAACGTCTTATGGAAATCGCTGATCAAATTGAAGATGGTGTTCAAACATACGAGATTAAAAAGGAACTTACGAAAAAGCAGAAACGCGACGATCGTAATAAAATGATACGCGGACAGATCAACGCCCAATTTAATATGAGAAATTAA
- a CDS encoding Nramp family divalent metal transporter: MNNELNLNNELTTAAGVGNDPLPPQTMGQKLKMIGPGFVVAATGVGTADLVTAIVIGTSFGMTFVWAIVIGSILKYFLNEGVGRWYLATGQTILQGWHSLGKWATGYFGVYSVIWGYIYGATAAMTCGLGMHAMLPIMPIWAWAIIHSLLGFALVWTGRYLLFERIMTVLIGVMFITIIGTSLLFLPTIGEFAGGFVPKMPDGSLMLALGLIGGVGGTITMASYGYWLREKNWKGKEFVPIMRLDTKAAYVITGLFTMAALVIGAKFLFGTDVKLEGDQGLLNLAELLGQEFGTPLRWLFLIAFWSAAFTSLLGVWNGVPYLFADFLRTIKTKKEDLHSVKPVTEKDKSYRAYLAWLTFPPMLIFFFGKPVQLIIIYGVLGALFMPFLAISLIILLNSKKVDAEYRNKWLTNAVLIGCLLMFAFLGLNELQKLF; this comes from the coding sequence TTGAACAATGAATTGAATTTAAACAATGAACTTACAACTGCTGCTGGAGTTGGTAACGATCCTTTACCGCCTCAAACAATGGGTCAAAAATTAAAAATGATCGGCCCAGGGTTTGTAGTAGCGGCAACAGGTGTAGGTACAGCAGATTTAGTAACTGCCATTGTAATCGGTACCTCATTCGGCATGACTTTTGTATGGGCGATCGTGATCGGTTCTATTTTAAAGTATTTCCTGAACGAGGGAGTTGGAAGGTGGTACCTCGCGACAGGGCAAACGATTCTACAAGGTTGGCATTCGCTTGGAAAATGGGCGACAGGATATTTTGGTGTCTATTCGGTCATATGGGGTTACATTTATGGAGCTACTGCAGCCATGACTTGTGGATTAGGGATGCATGCGATGCTTCCTATCATGCCAATATGGGCTTGGGCAATCATTCATTCGTTATTAGGTTTTGCACTTGTTTGGACGGGTCGTTATTTGCTCTTTGAAAGAATAATGACAGTATTGATCGGTGTTATGTTTATTACGATTATTGGTACATCTTTGCTCTTTTTACCTACGATCGGAGAATTTGCAGGTGGATTTGTACCGAAAATGCCAGACGGGTCGCTCATGTTAGCACTCGGATTAATAGGAGGCGTCGGTGGCACGATTACTATGGCTTCTTATGGCTATTGGCTGCGGGAAAAGAATTGGAAAGGGAAAGAATTTGTACCCATTATGAGACTTGATACGAAAGCGGCGTATGTCATAACAGGACTCTTCACGATGGCTGCACTCGTAATCGGAGCTAAGTTCTTATTTGGTACAGATGTAAAGTTAGAAGGAGACCAAGGTCTTCTTAACCTTGCAGAACTGCTAGGACAAGAATTCGGAACACCATTACGTTGGTTATTCCTAATCGCGTTCTGGTCTGCTGCTTTCACTTCACTTCTTGGCGTTTGGAACGGTGTGCCGTATTTGTTTGCGGACTTTTTAAGAACCATTAAGACAAAGAAGGAAGACTTACATTCCGTTAAGCCAGTTACAGAAAAAGATAAGTCATATCGGGCTTATCTAGCATGGCTGACATTTCCGCCTATGCTGATCTTCTTTTTTGGAAAGCCTGTTCAGCTGATCATTATATATGGTGTACTAGGTGCATTGTTCATGCCGTTTCTTGCGATTTCACTCATTATCTTATTAAATTCAAAAAAAGTTGATGCGGAATATCGCAATAAGTGGTTAACCAACGCCGTCTTGATCGGGTGTCTACTCATGTTTGCATTCTTAGGATTAAATGAGTTGCAGAAGTTGTTTTAA
- a CDS encoding VOC family protein produces MGKVVGFELSSQEPEKAVNFYRNVFGWKIAEPQWDYWTATTTDGEDKSINGGIAKGPQDFPHGTRIQIEVEVIDDAIEHAVENGATIVREKMEFEEFYLAYLNDPTGIGFGLIQNKK; encoded by the coding sequence ATCGGAAAAGTTGTAGGTTTTGAACTTAGCAGTCAAGAACCAGAAAAAGCAGTGAATTTCTATCGCAATGTATTTGGGTGGAAGATAGCAGAACCTCAATGGGATTATTGGACAGCTACAACTACTGATGGTGAAGATAAGAGTATTAATGGTGGAATCGCTAAAGGTCCACAAGATTTTCCACATGGAACTCGTATTCAAATAGAAGTTGAAGTTATTGATGATGCGATTGAGCACGCCGTTGAAAACGGAGCAACTATAGTAAGAGAAAAGATGGAATTTGAAGAGTTTTATCTGGCTTACCTTAATGATCCAACAGGTATAGGTTTTGGTTTAATACAAAATAAAAAATAA
- a CDS encoding DUF1801 domain-containing protein, whose protein sequence is MYEQKTKETDQSVVAFIENVDSPKKREDAYKLLNLFSETTGFEAKMWGPSIIGFGSYHYKYKTGHEGDAPLVGFSPRKAKVSLYFAPGDPTRAELLQNFGKHTTGAACVYINKLADVDEDVLKKLINNSVAFLLKTYPQE, encoded by the coding sequence ATGTACGAGCAAAAGACAAAAGAAACCGATCAGAGTGTTGTAGCGTTTATTGAGAATGTGGATAGTCCAAAAAAGAGAGAAGATGCTTATAAGTTGCTGAATCTCTTTTCAGAAACGACTGGATTTGAAGCGAAGATGTGGGGACCAAGTATTATTGGATTCGGCTCGTATCATTACAAATACAAGACAGGACATGAAGGGGATGCACCACTTGTTGGCTTCTCACCAAGAAAAGCTAAGGTCAGTCTGTATTTTGCCCCAGGAGATCCCACTCGTGCTGAATTGCTTCAGAACTTCGGTAAACATACAACAGGTGCCGCTTGTGTTTATATTAATAAATTAGCTGACGTAGATGAAGATGTGTTAAAAAAACTGATCAATAATTCGGTTGCTTTCTTGTTAAAAACGTATCCTCAAGAATAG
- the pepT gene encoding peptidase T: MKQEIMDRFITYVKVDTQSDGRSETTPSTEGQWTLANMLVEELKEIGMEEVTVDENGYVMATLPSNSTKDIPVIGFLAHVDTATDFTGTNVKPQIVENYDGETIILNKDLHIELSPNDFPSLQGYKGHTLITTDGTTLLGADNKAGIAEIMTAMKYLIEHPEIKHGKIRVAFTPDEEIGRGPHKFDVAAFGAKYAYTMDGGPLGELEYESFNAASARIRILGKNIHPGSAKNQMVNAAKIAMELNAKLPVEESPEHTEGYEGFYHLTGLKGDVEQTDMSYIIRDHDKELFQKRKDRIQEIVDELREKYGQDKIQLQMNDTYYNMKEKIEPVKEIVDLASEAMKKLNIEPNIKPIRGGTDGSQLSFMGLPTPNIFTGGENYHGRHEYISVDNMVKATHVIIELVQLFEQKT; this comes from the coding sequence TTGAAACAAGAAATAATGGATCGGTTTATTACATACGTAAAAGTAGATACACAATCAGATGGAAGAAGTGAAACGACTCCATCCACAGAAGGTCAGTGGACACTAGCAAACATGCTTGTTGAAGAATTAAAAGAAATTGGCATGGAGGAAGTAACGGTAGACGAAAACGGGTATGTTATGGCTACATTACCATCCAATTCCACTAAAGACATTCCGGTCATTGGCTTTCTTGCACATGTGGATACAGCTACTGATTTTACAGGAACGAACGTTAAACCGCAGATTGTTGAAAACTATGATGGAGAAACGATTATTTTAAATAAAGACTTACATATTGAATTGTCTCCAAATGATTTTCCTAGTTTACAAGGTTATAAAGGACACACATTGATCACTACGGACGGAACAACATTACTTGGTGCCGATAATAAAGCAGGTATCGCTGAAATCATGACGGCGATGAAGTATTTGATCGAACATCCGGAGATTAAGCATGGAAAGATCAGAGTGGCATTTACACCAGATGAAGAGATCGGACGAGGTCCTCATAAATTTGATGTAGCTGCGTTTGGAGCAAAGTATGCTTACACGATGGATGGGGGTCCTTTAGGTGAATTAGAGTATGAGAGCTTTAACGCTGCTAGTGCTAGAATTCGTATTTTAGGAAAGAACATTCATCCTGGATCTGCAAAGAATCAGATGGTTAATGCAGCAAAAATTGCGATGGAATTGAACGCAAAGCTTCCTGTTGAAGAGTCACCTGAACATACAGAAGGTTACGAAGGTTTCTATCATTTAACGGGTCTAAAGGGTGATGTAGAACAAACGGATATGTCTTACATCATCCGAGACCATGACAAAGAACTTTTCCAAAAGAGAAAAGATAGAATACAAGAAATCGTGGATGAACTGCGTGAAAAGTATGGACAAGACAAGATTCAATTACAGATGAACGATACGTACTACAATATGAAAGAAAAGATCGAACCCGTAAAAGAGATTGTTGATCTTGCTTCAGAAGCGATGAAAAAACTAAATATCGAACCGAACATCAAACCAATCCGAGGGGGGACAGATGGATCTCAACTGTCGTTTATGGGTCTACCGACTCCGAACATCTTTACTGGCGGAGAAAACTATCATGGTCGTCACGAATATATCTCGGTTGATAATATGGTCAAAGCGACTCACGTCATCATTGAACTTGTGCAGTTGTTTGAACAGAAAACATAA
- a CDS encoding NUDIX hydrolase, with product MLAQGVVIHEGQILLVQQKVKRGDIVWNFPGGGVEEGENFEQACIREVLEETGYTVKIIKSLIHRKEKQTFLCELISGTLTIEDDEDILDVRWIDLNDETYFDAVSKPVVEMVLKTMEVV from the coding sequence ATGTTAGCGCAAGGTGTTGTCATTCATGAAGGCCAGATACTATTAGTACAGCAAAAAGTGAAACGTGGAGACATCGTATGGAATTTTCCAGGTGGCGGAGTAGAGGAAGGGGAAAACTTTGAACAAGCATGTATACGAGAAGTGTTGGAAGAAACGGGCTATACCGTAAAAATAATAAAATCCCTGATTCATAGGAAAGAAAAACAAACATTTCTTTGTGAACTCATTTCAGGAACGCTTACCATCGAGGACGATGAAGACATTCTTGATGTCCGATGGATTGATCTGAATGATGAAACATATTTTGATGCTGTATCAAAACCTGTAGTTGAAATGGTATTAAAGACTATGGAGGTTGTGTAA
- a CDS encoding NUDIX domain-containing protein, translated as MSYPIRVRAGALIIENDAILLIEFHDENGLHYNLPSGGVEENESVKEAAKREAREEASIEVNVGPLAFTYEYAPHLTDNRYGTTHSLGLMFECTRIGDSQPKLPVKPDPNQTGVKWISLEDLEQITLYPKIQRHIKAYIDQKQYNAFIEEHTLEKYEKV; from the coding sequence ATGAGCTATCCAATTCGTGTTAGGGCAGGTGCTTTGATTATTGAGAACGATGCTATTCTGTTAATTGAGTTTCATGATGAGAACGGTCTTCATTACAACTTACCATCAGGTGGTGTTGAAGAAAATGAGTCTGTAAAAGAAGCAGCAAAACGCGAAGCGAGAGAAGAGGCATCAATCGAAGTAAATGTCGGTCCACTCGCATTCACCTATGAGTATGCACCACATCTGACTGATAATAGATATGGAACAACGCATTCACTAGGACTTATGTTTGAGTGCACTCGTATAGGAGACTCCCAACCTAAATTGCCGGTTAAGCCAGATCCTAACCAAACTGGTGTAAAATGGATTTCACTTGAGGATTTAGAACAAATTACGTTGTACCCCAAAATCCAAAGACATATAAAAGCGTATATAGATCAGAAACAGTACAATGCTTTTATTGAAGAACATACTCTGGAGAAATACGAAAAGGTATGA
- a CDS encoding aminopeptidase P family protein, with protein sequence MESYFFERNRSRLKELVPDESLTILFAGKAPQKSADEQYPFTPNRNFYYISGISEQNVILVLKKSGEKFEETLFIEKADPVMEKWVGKTVSKEEAEHQSGIKDIRYVESFESFVASQFFTNQAQHVCLDLERRGWTGAPSETSQFAKHIREHYPHVTIHNVYHEVTELRVFKTTEEIQKIKEAISITKEGIYNVLKHAKAGMKENQLEAHFDFTLKSNGVRDFAFKTITASGKNATILHYEHNSAQTNPGELVLLDLGAQKDYYNADISYTFPVDGKFTERQKVLYNIVLKALKETTAIIKPGLAFAELNNHTKKVLAEECRRIGLIQNDDEISNYYYHGVSHFLGLDTHDVGSYKDRILEPGMVITIEPGLYIEDEAIGIRIEDDILVTEDGFENLSKDIFREVEEIEEFMATQGVHEVKA encoded by the coding sequence ATGGAGTCTTATTTTTTTGAACGTAATCGTAGCCGCTTAAAAGAATTGGTGCCCGATGAATCATTAACGATTCTTTTTGCAGGAAAAGCGCCGCAAAAATCAGCAGATGAACAATACCCATTCACGCCTAACCGTAATTTTTATTATATATCAGGGATTTCGGAACAGAACGTGATCCTCGTGCTAAAAAAGAGCGGTGAAAAATTTGAAGAAACACTTTTTATCGAAAAAGCTGATCCGGTCATGGAAAAGTGGGTCGGGAAAACCGTTTCTAAAGAGGAAGCAGAGCATCAATCTGGGATAAAAGATATTAGATATGTGGAAAGCTTTGAATCGTTTGTTGCTAGTCAGTTCTTCACGAATCAAGCTCAGCATGTTTGTTTAGATCTAGAACGCCGTGGGTGGACAGGTGCCCCATCTGAAACATCACAATTCGCAAAGCATATTCGAGAACATTATCCGCATGTGACGATTCACAACGTATATCATGAAGTTACTGAACTGCGTGTGTTCAAAACGACAGAAGAGATTCAAAAGATTAAAGAAGCGATCTCCATTACGAAAGAAGGCATCTATAATGTGCTGAAACACGCGAAAGCTGGAATGAAGGAGAATCAACTTGAAGCACATTTTGATTTTACTTTAAAATCCAACGGAGTTCGTGATTTCGCGTTTAAGACGATTACGGCAAGCGGAAAAAATGCTACGATTCTTCATTATGAGCATAATAGCGCACAAACGAATCCCGGTGAGCTCGTTCTTCTCGATCTAGGAGCACAAAAGGATTATTATAACGCGGATATCAGTTATACGTTCCCAGTAGATGGGAAGTTTACAGAACGTCAAAAGGTTCTCTACAATATCGTACTTAAAGCGCTAAAAGAAACAACGGCTATCATTAAGCCAGGTCTCGCCTTTGCCGAACTTAATAATCATACGAAAAAAGTGTTAGCAGAAGAGTGCAGACGTATCGGTTTGATTCAAAATGATGATGAGATCTCTAACTATTATTATCATGGTGTGAGCCATTTTCTTGGACTTGATACACATGATGTTGGTTCGTACAAAGATCGCATCTTAGAGCCTGGAATGGTCATAACGATAGAGCCTGGACTTTATATCGAGGATGAAGCGATCGGTATTCGAATTGAGGATGACATCTTAGTAACAGAAGATGGATTCGAGAACTTATCCAAAGATATTTTCCGTGAAGTAGAGGAAATTGAGGAGTTTATGGCTACACAAGGTGTTCATGAGGTAAAAGCTTAA
- a CDS encoding ABC transporter substrate-binding protein has protein sequence MKKMRMLVWVVLLLFVSACSPSTDAAKESNTILKKNWREIEETTKNKTVRMYMWGGDTGINRYMDDWVAPRLKKEYNITLKRVPMDAPEFLKKLSNEKRAGKDDGNIDIIWINGENFKNAKDNGLLFGPFVAKMPNYKKYVDAKSLDIQYDFGTKTEGLEAPWGKVQFVYQYDEKKVPNPPQSFEELAQWVKENPGRFTYPDPTDFTGNAFVRQLFYESSGNVKNILDSGYDEDFAQKNSVKMWDYLNEIKPYLWREGKTYPNNLTELDRLYSKGEVYITMGYNEARAEKLMKQSVFPASTRSFVMKSGSLGNAHFLGIPFNSPNKEGAMTAINFMLSPEAQLTKLDSEFWGENMSLDPARLSAADQKKLKIIKRGKSVLPAETLKKYLQPEVDSEYVAWLKENWVNEVVQNK, from the coding sequence ATGAAAAAAATGAGAATGTTGGTTTGGGTAGTGCTGTTATTATTCGTGTCAGCATGTTCCCCATCAACGGATGCAGCAAAAGAATCTAATACCATATTAAAAAAAAATTGGCGAGAAATTGAAGAGACCACTAAGAACAAGACAGTCAGAATGTACATGTGGGGTGGAGACACAGGGATCAATCGTTATATGGATGATTGGGTCGCTCCGCGGTTAAAGAAAGAATACAACATTACATTGAAACGAGTACCGATGGATGCTCCTGAATTCTTAAAAAAGCTATCGAATGAAAAAAGAGCAGGGAAAGATGATGGAAATATCGATATCATCTGGATCAATGGTGAGAATTTCAAGAATGCAAAAGACAATGGACTGTTGTTTGGTCCTTTTGTTGCTAAAATGCCAAACTACAAAAAATATGTGGATGCTAAATCATTAGATATACAATATGACTTTGGAACAAAAACAGAGGGCTTAGAAGCGCCTTGGGGAAAAGTGCAGTTCGTTTATCAATATGATGAAAAAAAGGTGCCAAATCCACCTCAATCATTTGAAGAATTAGCTCAATGGGTAAAAGAAAATCCAGGGAGATTTACTTACCCTGATCCAACGGATTTCACAGGAAATGCATTTGTTCGTCAACTATTTTATGAATCTAGTGGAAACGTAAAAAACATTTTGGACAGTGGGTATGATGAGGATTTTGCCCAGAAAAATAGTGTGAAGATGTGGGATTATTTGAATGAGATCAAACCTTATTTATGGAGAGAGGGGAAGACATATCCGAATAATTTAACAGAACTTGATCGTTTGTACAGCAAAGGTGAAGTATATATAACGATGGGTTATAACGAGGCACGAGCTGAGAAATTAATGAAACAAAGTGTGTTCCCCGCATCAACAAGATCGTTCGTTATGAAATCAGGTTCTTTAGGAAATGCTCACTTTTTAGGGATTCCTTTTAATAGTCCCAACAAAGAAGGTGCGATGACAGCTATTAATTTTATGCTATCTCCCGAAGCTCAGCTAACAAAATTAGACTCGGAATTTTGGGGTGAAAATATGTCACTTGATCCGGCACGACTTTCTGCAGCAGATCAAAAGAAACTTAAAATCATCAAACGTGGAAAATCGGTTTTGCCTGCTGAAACACTAAAAAAATATTTGCAGCCAGAAGTAGATTCAGAGTATGTTGCATGGCTGAAGGAGAATTGGGTTAATGAAGTGGTTCAGAACAAGTAA